A section of the Planctomycetota bacterium genome encodes:
- a CDS encoding metal ABC transporter substrate-binding protein — MRITVLALLAAASAAAQEAPKKKVLCTLPVLESLVREVGGDAFDVGSLSRPDQDPHFVSPTPSLMKKLREADLFIQIGLQLELWADPVADGSGNPRVQKGGPGRITASAGIPREEVPKVLSRAEGDVHPEGNPHLWLDPLRAKAIAENIARALEAAAPERKAEIEARLKRFKDRIDEAVFGADLVREAGGAALTRRALDGTLAAWLEERKLSDRLGGWLRKAAPLRGRKVVEFHRTWVYFARLFGLEIVGSVEPKPGIAPGPQHLARLRELLRQGGAGLILVENYQDLSNPRALEEQTGVRMVVLPTQPGGEPGTEDYFKMIDFILGRLLEGAKDR, encoded by the coding sequence ATGAGAATCACCGTCCTGGCGCTCCTGGCGGCCGCGTCCGCGGCCGCCCAGGAGGCGCCCAAGAAGAAAGTCTTGTGCACGCTGCCGGTCCTGGAGTCTCTCGTCCGCGAAGTGGGCGGCGACGCCTTCGACGTCGGCTCCCTCTCCCGGCCCGACCAGGACCCGCATTTCGTCTCCCCCACGCCTTCCCTCATGAAAAAGCTCCGCGAGGCGGATCTTTTCATCCAGATCGGCCTCCAGCTGGAGCTCTGGGCCGACCCGGTGGCCGACGGCTCGGGCAATCCGCGCGTCCAGAAGGGGGGCCCCGGGAGAATCACGGCCTCCGCGGGCATCCCCCGCGAGGAGGTTCCCAAGGTCCTTTCCCGCGCCGAAGGGGACGTCCACCCCGAAGGGAATCCGCATCTCTGGCTCGATCCTCTCCGCGCCAAGGCGATCGCCGAGAACATCGCCCGCGCGCTCGAGGCCGCGGCGCCCGAGCGCAAGGCCGAGATCGAGGCGCGCCTGAAGCGTTTCAAGGACCGGATCGACGAAGCCGTCTTCGGCGCCGACCTCGTCCGCGAGGCCGGCGGCGCCGCGCTCACGCGGCGGGCGCTCGACGGGACGCTGGCGGCCTGGCTCGAGGAGCGCAAGCTCTCCGACAGGCTCGGCGGCTGGCTCCGCAAAGCCGCGCCGCTGCGCGGCCGCAAGGTCGTGGAGTTCCATCGCACCTGGGTCTACTTCGCGCGCCTCTTCGGACTGGAGATCGTCGGAAGCGTCGAACCCAAGCCCGGCATCGCCCCCGGACCCCAGCACCTGGCGCGCCTGCGCGAACTTCTCCGCCAGGGAGGCGCGGGCCTCATCCTCGTCGAAAACTACCAGGACCTTTCGAATCCCCGAGCGCTCGAGGAGCAGACGGGCGTCCGGATGGTCGTTCTGCCCACCCAGCCGGGGGGCGAACCCGGAACGGAGGATTACTTCAAGATGATCGATTTCATCCTCGGCCGACTTTTGGAGGGCGCCAAGGACCGATGA